In Leuconostoc kimchii IMSNU 11154, one genomic interval encodes:
- a CDS encoding SDR family oxidoreductase: MTNINEQHQIEYFPKQSQPEPGLQSRMSPTPDDGAAGYVGHERLKYKKALITGGDSGIGRAVAIAYAHEGADIVLNYLPEEESDAQEVKGIVESLGQRIKLVPGDLKSEKFNQALVNEAVAFLGDINILVLVAGKQQAVVDIAELSTTQLIDTYTTNVFSAIWLIKAVLPHLQPGSSIITTNSIQADQPAAFLIDYAGTKAALKNMTISLAKQFANRGIRVNSVAPGPIWTPLQIVGGQLPENIPTFGQSTPLKRAGQPAELAGAYVFLASDEASYVTGESIKVTGGL; this comes from the coding sequence ATGACAAATATAAATGAACAACATCAAATTGAGTATTTTCCAAAACAGTCACAGCCGGAGCCAGGCCTCCAAAGTCGTATGTCGCCAACACCGGATGATGGGGCAGCAGGTTACGTTGGACATGAGCGTCTGAAATATAAAAAAGCCCTTATTACGGGTGGTGATTCAGGAATCGGTCGTGCTGTTGCAATTGCCTATGCCCATGAGGGGGCGGATATTGTATTGAATTATCTTCCTGAAGAAGAATCAGATGCGCAAGAAGTGAAAGGCATTGTTGAATCACTGGGACAACGCATTAAACTTGTGCCTGGCGATTTAAAATCTGAAAAATTTAACCAAGCATTGGTTAATGAGGCAGTGGCCTTTTTAGGTGATATTAATATTTTAGTTTTGGTCGCTGGTAAGCAACAAGCTGTGGTAGATATTGCTGAACTATCGACAACGCAACTGATTGATACGTATACAACAAATGTGTTTAGTGCAATTTGGCTAATAAAAGCCGTGCTTCCACATTTACAACCTGGTAGTAGTATTATAACGACTAATTCGATTCAAGCTGATCAACCCGCTGCTTTTTTAATTGACTATGCTGGTACGAAAGCAGCACTCAAAAATATGACAATAAGTTTGGCGAAGCAGTTTGCTAATCGTGGTATTCGTGTAAATAGTGTGGCACCAGGACCAATTTGGACACCGCTACAAATTGTGGGTGGACAACTACCCGAAAATATTCCTACGTTTGGTCAGTCGACGCCACTGAAACGTGCTGGACAGCCAGCAGAATTAGCTGGGGCTTATGTTTTTCTGGCCTCTGATGAAGCAAGTTACGTTACAGGTGAGTCAATTAAAGTAACTGGCGGTTTGTAA
- a CDS encoding FAD-dependent oxidoreductase has product MKVIIIGATHAGTATIKSITKRHPDAVVDVYEKNDNVSFLSCGIALTVQGEVKNIEDLFYSSPEILEAAGANIHMKHEVTKVDTINKTVTILNLTTHETTIEAYDKLVATTGSWPVVPPIPGIEDERVVLSKNYSHAKELIRYANDDKIKRVVIIGGGYIGTELVEAFNVKGRDVTLIDNQPTVLNRYFDPEFTKNVANMFVNHGVSVETGKTVQAFESKDDGIVIKTDAGHFSADLVIMSVGFRPATQLFKGQLEMTENGALIINDYMQTSDPDVFAAGDSVAVHYNPTGENAYIPLATNAVRQGTLIGYNLTVPTVKYMGTQSTSGLKLYDLNMASSGLTGAHAAELGLDYDSLTMTDNFRPEFMSSTEPVLMTITWERGSQRILGVQLQSKYDISQSANTASVAIQNRMTLTDLAFVDMLFQPWFDRPFNYLNLLAQAALDKEA; this is encoded by the coding sequence ATGAAAGTTATAATTATTGGTGCAACTCATGCTGGTACTGCAACAATCAAATCAATAACAAAGCGTCATCCGGACGCTGTGGTAGACGTTTATGAGAAAAATGATAACGTATCATTTTTGTCATGTGGTATTGCTCTGACAGTTCAGGGAGAAGTAAAAAATATCGAGGATTTGTTTTATTCATCACCTGAAATTTTAGAAGCAGCAGGTGCTAATATTCACATGAAACATGAGGTCACAAAGGTCGATACAATTAATAAAACTGTGACTATTTTAAATTTGACAACGCATGAAACAACGATTGAGGCGTACGATAAATTGGTTGCTACAACCGGGTCATGGCCAGTTGTACCACCAATACCAGGTATTGAGGATGAGCGTGTTGTACTATCCAAAAACTATTCGCACGCCAAAGAATTGATACGTTATGCAAACGACGATAAAATAAAACGTGTCGTTATTATTGGTGGTGGCTATATAGGTACAGAATTAGTTGAGGCTTTTAATGTTAAGGGGCGTGATGTGACATTAATTGATAACCAACCAACGGTTTTGAATCGCTATTTTGATCCTGAATTCACTAAAAATGTTGCTAACATGTTTGTAAACCATGGTGTTTCCGTTGAAACAGGTAAGACGGTACAAGCTTTTGAAAGCAAAGATGATGGCATTGTGATCAAAACAGATGCAGGTCATTTCTCAGCTGATTTGGTCATCATGTCTGTTGGGTTCCGTCCAGCAACACAGCTATTTAAAGGGCAACTCGAAATGACTGAAAATGGCGCGCTCATTATTAATGATTACATGCAAACGAGTGATCCCGATGTTTTTGCTGCTGGGGATTCAGTTGCCGTTCATTACAATCCAACAGGTGAAAATGCTTACATTCCTTTGGCGACAAATGCTGTACGTCAAGGCACGCTGATTGGTTATAATTTAACGGTACCGACGGTTAAATATATGGGAACACAATCAACATCTGGTTTGAAATTATATGATTTAAATATGGCTTCTTCTGGTCTAACTGGTGCGCATGCTGCAGAGCTCGGATTAGACTATGACAGTTTGACGATGACAGACAATTTTCGTCCTGAATTTATGTCATCCACTGAACCGGTATTAATGACGATTACATGGGAACGCGGTTCACAACGTATTTTGGGGGTTCAGCTTCAGAGTAAATATGATATCTCGCAATCAGCAAATACAGCGTCTGTGGCGATTCAAAATAGAATGACCTTGACAGACTTAGCGTTTGTCGATATGCTATTTCAACCTTGGTTTGATCGGCCGTTTAATTACCTCAATTTGTTAGCACAAGCTGCCTTAGATAAAGAGGCATAA
- a CDS encoding thiamine-binding protein: protein MTKINASIAVQVLPMTADKEDIIRIVDHVIAYIEASGVTYQVGAFESTLEGDYDKLMTVLKALPLVAAEITDIPVMLYTKINMVPNGEVLTIAQKTDKYL, encoded by the coding sequence ATGACCAAAATTAATGCAAGTATTGCTGTCCAAGTGTTACCAATGACAGCAGATAAAGAAGACATCATTCGTATTGTCGATCATGTCATTGCTTATATCGAAGCATCAGGTGTGACATACCAAGTTGGTGCTTTTGAATCAACACTTGAAGGTGATTACGATAAATTAATGACAGTCTTAAAAGCACTGCCTTTAGTAGCAGCAGAAATAACTGATATACCAGTTATGCTCTACACCAAAATTAATATGGTACCAAATGGCGAAGTATTAACTATTGCTCAAAAAACAGATAAGTACCTTTAA
- a CDS encoding GlsB/YeaQ/YmgE family stress response membrane protein: MGLIWTLIVGAVIGAIAGAITSKGKAMGWISNIIAGLVGSWLGENLLGSWGPTVADMAIIPSIIGAVILVLIISWLVGRTRN, encoded by the coding sequence ATGGGATTAATTTGGACACTTATTGTGGGAGCCGTTATCGGTGCGATAGCGGGTGCAATTACTAGCAAAGGAAAAGCAATGGGGTGGATTAGTAACATTATTGCTGGTTTAGTTGGTTCTTGGCTAGGCGAGAATTTACTTGGATCTTGGGGCCCTACTGTCGCTGATATGGCAATTATTCCATCAATTATTGGTGCAGTGATTTTAGTTCTGATTATTTCTTGGTTGGTAGGCAGAACTCGCAACTAA
- a CDS encoding MepB family protein codes for MAHKSLISLELVTNMIHQTTTEKIESLHLEKQNSEYEGMTFKIGQFSYRSRLAKKTPNKKGYFVVFWEKDQHHNNTPFKFDDSPDKLIISIKDGLHSGQFIFPKAILVEKGILSYERQLGKMAMRIYPNWVSNLNPTAQRTQLWQLNYFMNYDQNMSINMVRSLYF; via the coding sequence ATGGCACACAAATCACTTATATCACTTGAACTAGTGACCAACATGATACATCAAACAACAACCGAAAAAATTGAGTCTTTGCACTTAGAGAAACAAAATTCTGAATATGAGGGAATGACCTTTAAAATTGGGCAGTTTAGTTATCGTAGCCGATTGGCTAAAAAAACACCTAACAAGAAGGGCTATTTTGTTGTTTTTTGGGAAAAAGATCAACATCATAATAATACGCCGTTTAAATTTGACGATAGTCCGGATAAACTCATTATTTCGATTAAAGATGGGCTACACAGCGGTCAATTCATTTTTCCAAAAGCAATTCTCGTAGAGAAAGGTATCTTAAGTTATGAAAGACAATTAGGCAAAATGGCGATGCGTATTTATCCTAATTGGGTTAGCAATTTGAATCCTACTGCACAGCGGACACAATTATGGCAGTTAAATTATTTTATGAATTACGATCAAAATATGTCAATAAATATGGTACGTTCACTTTATTTTTAG
- a CDS encoding HAD-IC family P-type ATPase — MMTKDDVPKPMQDEYHAEDWHKIISDFDGHYPDGLTDQEVNNKLEIHGFNEMKLKSTPKWLIFLKQFNNVIIYILIAAALMTLLMRHYSDAVVIGLVVIINALIGYFQEVNASNALEKIKNMLSVEATVIRNGVRSDIPSRELVPGDLVYLEAGDNVPADLRIVDADNLRIQESSLTGEADSVLKFDSVVELKTPLADRVNMAYATTAVTNGSATGVVVSTGLKTEIGLISQSVSDVKNNKSPLTKELDTLGRGISWFIIIVAVATFILGWVMNVYALPVLAMAIITMIVGSMPEGLPAATSVILATGVQTLTKKHAIVKTLPAAETLGAVDIIASDKTGTLTKNEMTLQDIVVGQNHYQVTGTGYAPEGEIQLNHVAVDASKDEALEMFLTMGHQANDTFLTSENGEWQINGEPTDAAFLSAYYKAFGQKKPKLKEIDRLPFDSDYRFMARLVENQKGQRFIAIKGAPDKLFKLAAMSQSFNSQYWSELSGHFAKTGKRVIAVGYQPVSADTREVTHEQLQATGIELIGIAAIIDPPRPEVVAAIKDMRQAGIHVKMITGDSVDTAVAIGRQLGLADGIDAMTGVEVDALSDKELALAVTRYDVFARTTPQNKLRIVEAYQASGLVTAMTGDGVNDAPALKKADIGVAMGIKGTDVAKDSADMVLANDDFSTIKVAIAQGRRLYDNIRKTILFLLPTSFAEGLIVVMSIFLRQPMPLTPTQLLWINMVSAITIQLAFIFEPAEPGLMNRPPRKTSAKLMNRHDVFQMTYVSILIAAVGLAVFEVLGSSVSFGVASTMVVNIIIFGKIFYLFNIRTEAPALSRSLWSNPMAFVAVGLMILLQIIFTYVPFMQGVFSTAGLSASNWVTVVMTGAIVLIVTEIHKYWRLRKSSSSGSFKSTSD; from the coding sequence ATGATGACAAAGGATGACGTACCTAAACCGATGCAAGACGAGTACCATGCAGAGGACTGGCATAAAATAATCAGTGATTTTGATGGCCATTATCCAGATGGTCTAACTGATCAGGAAGTCAACAATAAATTAGAGATACATGGTTTTAATGAGATGAAATTAAAATCAACACCAAAATGGTTAATATTTCTAAAGCAGTTTAATAATGTGATTATTTATATATTAATCGCGGCAGCATTGATGACGCTCTTGATGCGACATTATTCAGATGCGGTTGTTATTGGATTGGTTGTGATTATTAATGCATTGATTGGTTACTTTCAAGAAGTAAATGCTAGTAATGCATTAGAAAAAATTAAAAATATGTTGTCAGTGGAGGCAACAGTCATTAGAAATGGTGTGAGGTCGGATATACCTTCTCGGGAGCTGGTTCCTGGGGATCTAGTTTATCTTGAAGCAGGTGATAATGTACCGGCTGACTTGCGAATTGTTGACGCCGATAATTTAAGAATTCAAGAATCGTCACTGACTGGCGAGGCAGATTCTGTTTTAAAGTTTGACTCAGTGGTCGAGCTTAAGACGCCATTGGCAGACCGCGTTAATATGGCTTACGCGACAACAGCGGTAACTAATGGTAGTGCTACTGGTGTTGTAGTTTCTACGGGACTTAAAACGGAAATTGGATTAATTTCACAAAGTGTGTCTGATGTCAAAAATAATAAGTCACCACTCACCAAAGAATTAGATACTTTAGGTCGGGGTATCTCGTGGTTTATCATTATAGTAGCAGTTGCTACATTTATTCTTGGTTGGGTTATGAATGTTTATGCTTTACCAGTTTTGGCAATGGCAATCATTACTATGATTGTTGGTTCTATGCCAGAAGGTTTGCCTGCGGCGACATCAGTTATTTTAGCTACTGGTGTACAAACATTGACTAAAAAGCATGCAATAGTTAAAACGTTACCTGCGGCTGAAACACTAGGTGCAGTCGATATTATTGCATCTGATAAAACAGGGACACTGACTAAAAATGAGATGACCCTGCAAGATATTGTTGTTGGTCAAAATCATTACCAGGTAACAGGTACTGGTTATGCGCCAGAAGGTGAAATACAGTTAAATCATGTTGCTGTAGATGCTTCAAAAGATGAAGCGCTTGAAATGTTTTTGACAATGGGGCACCAAGCTAACGACACATTTTTAACATCTGAAAATGGGGAATGGCAGATTAATGGCGAACCCACTGATGCGGCATTTTTGTCAGCATATTATAAGGCTTTTGGACAAAAGAAGCCCAAATTAAAAGAAATTGATCGGCTACCATTTGATTCGGATTATCGATTTATGGCACGCTTGGTGGAGAATCAAAAAGGTCAGCGATTTATTGCAATTAAAGGTGCGCCGGACAAACTGTTCAAGCTGGCAGCTATGTCTCAGTCCTTTAACAGTCAATACTGGTCAGAATTATCAGGACACTTTGCAAAGACTGGGAAGCGTGTTATTGCGGTTGGGTATCAACCCGTTTCAGCAGATACTCGTGAAGTGACACATGAACAATTACAGGCAACGGGCATTGAATTGATTGGTATTGCGGCAATTATTGATCCGCCACGCCCAGAAGTTGTTGCGGCAATTAAGGATATGCGTCAAGCAGGTATTCATGTCAAAATGATTACTGGTGATAGTGTGGATACAGCCGTTGCCATTGGTAGGCAACTTGGTTTGGCTGATGGCATTGATGCTATGACTGGTGTTGAAGTGGATGCCTTGAGTGATAAAGAGTTGGCGCTTGCCGTGACACGATACGATGTATTCGCCCGGACAACACCCCAAAATAAGCTGCGTATTGTAGAAGCCTATCAAGCCAGTGGATTGGTTACTGCGATGACAGGAGATGGCGTTAACGATGCACCAGCGTTGAAAAAAGCAGATATAGGTGTGGCTATGGGAATTAAAGGCACAGATGTTGCTAAGGATTCTGCTGATATGGTCTTGGCGAATGACGATTTTTCAACAATCAAGGTAGCGATTGCGCAAGGTAGACGACTTTACGATAATATCCGAAAAACTATACTTTTCCTCTTGCCAACAAGTTTTGCTGAAGGTTTAATTGTTGTCATGAGTATTTTCTTACGACAACCGATGCCATTAACACCAACACAATTATTGTGGATTAATATGGTATCTGCCATAACAATCCAATTAGCATTTATTTTTGAACCTGCTGAACCAGGATTAATGAATAGGCCACCACGTAAAACGAGTGCAAAATTGATGAACCGTCATGATGTTTTTCAAATGACTTATGTCAGCATATTAATTGCTGCCGTTGGTTTAGCTGTGTTTGAAGTGTTAGGTTCTAGTGTTAGTTTTGGTGTTGCAAGCACGATGGTTGTGAACATTATTATTTTCGGAAAAATATTTTATTTATTCAATATAAGGACCGAGGCACCAGCGCTTAGTCGTTCATTGTGGTCTAATCCAATGGCTTTTGTTGCTGTTGGATTGATGATTCTTTTACAAATTATTTTTACCTATGTACCATTCATGCAAGGGGTGTTTTCAACGGCTGGATTAAGTGCATCAAACTGGGTTACTGTCGTTATGACAGGTGCCATTGTCTTAATTGTAACTGAAATTCACAAGTATTGGCGTTTGCGCAAGTCAAGCTCAAGCGGAAGCTTTAAATCAACTAGTGACTGA
- the gndA gene encoding NADP-dependent phosphogluconate dehydrogenase produces MAQADFGVVGLAVMGRNLALNIESRGYDVAVYNRSRVRTEDLVKKHADKRFVPSYTIDSFVKTIKTPRRILLMVKAGQGTDAVIDELLPHLSKGDMLIDGGNTYFEDTIRRSEKLAKSGINFIGMGVSGGELGALTGPSLMPGGQREAYDLVSPILKQIAARAPEDDKPTVTYVGPNGAGHYVKMVHNGIEYGDMQLISESYDILKRVLKLDHDGIAAAFSHWNDSELNSYLIEITADILTRKDDLGSGKPIVDVILDRAGNKGTGKWSSQSALAVGAPQSLITESVYARYISAMKNDRIKASKTLSGPDFTFTGDIDAAQEDIRKALYFGKIMSYAQGFDQLRLASDHYDWHLPFGELAQLWRAGAIIRAQFLQRITDAYEADDQLHNLLLDHYFKGIAESYQDAARRVVALAVTAGVPTPSLSAAIAYYDSYRSAVLPANLIQAQRDYFGAHTYERTDKPAGDMYHFSWYDEA; encoded by the coding sequence ATGGCGCAAGCAGATTTTGGTGTTGTAGGACTAGCGGTAATGGGTCGTAATTTAGCACTTAATATTGAGTCAAGGGGATATGATGTTGCTGTGTATAATCGTTCGCGTGTACGTACAGAAGATTTGGTAAAGAAGCATGCTGATAAACGTTTTGTGCCAAGTTATACAATCGATTCATTTGTCAAAACAATTAAAACACCTAGACGTATCTTATTAATGGTTAAAGCAGGTCAAGGTACTGACGCTGTCATTGATGAGTTGCTGCCTCACTTATCGAAGGGTGACATGCTAATCGATGGTGGGAATACGTATTTTGAAGATACGATTCGTCGTTCAGAAAAATTGGCAAAGTCAGGGATTAATTTTATAGGAATGGGCGTATCTGGTGGTGAATTAGGTGCATTGACAGGGCCATCTCTTATGCCAGGCGGTCAACGAGAGGCATATGATTTGGTGTCACCAATACTAAAACAAATTGCTGCTCGAGCGCCTGAAGATGATAAACCGACAGTAACTTATGTTGGGCCAAATGGTGCAGGACACTATGTTAAAATGGTTCATAACGGTATTGAATATGGTGATATGCAGCTCATTTCTGAATCGTATGATATTTTGAAACGTGTTTTAAAGTTGGATCATGATGGCATCGCTGCTGCTTTTTCGCATTGGAATGACAGTGAACTTAATTCTTATTTGATTGAAATAACAGCTGATATTTTAACGCGGAAGGATGATTTGGGATCAGGGAAACCTATTGTTGACGTGATTTTAGATCGCGCCGGTAATAAAGGCACAGGTAAGTGGTCGTCACAATCGGCATTAGCTGTTGGCGCACCACAGTCACTGATTACAGAGTCTGTTTATGCACGTTATATTTCAGCCATGAAAAATGATCGTATTAAGGCGTCAAAGACTTTATCGGGTCCAGATTTTACGTTTACTGGTGACATTGATGCCGCACAAGAAGATATTCGTAAAGCGTTGTATTTTGGTAAAATTATGTCCTACGCCCAAGGCTTTGATCAACTACGTTTGGCTTCGGATCATTATGACTGGCATTTGCCCTTTGGTGAGCTCGCACAATTGTGGCGTGCGGGAGCTATAATCCGTGCGCAATTTTTACAGAGAATTACGGACGCTTATGAGGCTGACGATCAGTTACATAATCTACTTTTAGACCATTACTTTAAAGGTATTGCTGAGTCATACCAGGATGCTGCAAGAAGAGTTGTCGCACTTGCTGTCACCGCAGGTGTGCCAACACCGTCGCTTTCAGCAGCGATTGCTTATTATGATTCTTATCGATCAGCTGTTTTGCCAGCAAACTTAATCCAAGCACAACGTGATTATTTTGGCGCGCATACCTACGAACGTACTGATAAACCAGCAGGAGATATGTATCATTTTTCTTGGTATGATGAGGCCTAA
- a CDS encoding SAM-dependent methyltransferase encodes MLDKTIYKQIFKSSFNAPIDVEFWDGEKVSYGDGDAIATIILHEIIPIKDIMAHASLTFGEAYMDGKIEIQGDLQKLVSTIYSSQESFLNGSKFAKLIPKQSHSEKTSKADVQSHYDIGNDFYEMWLDPTMTYSCAYFADEKDSLEDAQWNKVRHILNKLHPQSGETLLDIGCGWGTLIFTAAKEYNLEATGVTLSQQQYDFVSEKIKAEGLEDRVHVYLKDYRELEQTYDHVTSVGMFEHVGKENLQEYFMQVSNRLVDNGTALIHGITGQHDGAGVDAWINKYIFPGGYIPNIAENINHIMHTGSLQVDDIEPLRRHYQRTLEMWTQNFHKVDEEVISAYGERFYRMWDLYLQACAASFESGNIDVVQYLLTKGPSGTKLPMTRSYIYHADVAHGVQ; translated from the coding sequence ATGTTAGACAAAACAATTTACAAGCAGATTTTCAAATCTAGTTTTAACGCCCCAATCGACGTTGAATTCTGGGATGGTGAAAAAGTAAGTTACGGTGATGGCGACGCTATTGCAACCATTATTTTACATGAAATCATACCCATAAAAGATATTATGGCTCATGCTTCTCTGACATTTGGGGAAGCCTACATGGATGGCAAGATCGAGATACAAGGTGACTTGCAGAAGTTAGTCAGTACGATATATAGTTCACAAGAAAGCTTCTTGAATGGTTCAAAATTTGCCAAATTAATACCCAAGCAGTCACATAGTGAAAAAACAAGTAAAGCAGACGTACAAAGTCATTATGATATTGGTAATGATTTTTATGAAATGTGGCTGGACCCAACAATGACATATTCTTGTGCGTATTTCGCTGATGAAAAGGATTCACTAGAAGATGCACAATGGAATAAAGTAAGGCATATTTTAAATAAGTTACATCCACAATCAGGTGAGACCTTGCTAGATATTGGTTGTGGTTGGGGTACTTTGATTTTTACAGCTGCAAAAGAATATAATTTGGAAGCAACTGGCGTCACGCTAAGTCAACAACAGTATGATTTTGTTTCAGAAAAGATCAAGGCAGAAGGTCTTGAGGATCGTGTTCACGTTTACTTAAAAGATTACCGTGAATTGGAACAAACTTATGATCATGTAACATCAGTTGGTATGTTTGAACATGTCGGTAAAGAGAATTTACAAGAATACTTTATGCAGGTTAGTAACCGATTAGTCGACAATGGAACAGCTTTGATACATGGCATTACTGGTCAACATGACGGCGCAGGTGTTGATGCTTGGATTAATAAATATATTTTCCCAGGTGGCTACATTCCTAACATTGCAGAAAATATTAATCATATTATGCATACAGGATCATTACAAGTTGATGATATTGAACCATTGCGTCGCCATTACCAAAGAACATTAGAAATGTGGACTCAAAATTTCCACAAAGTTGATGAAGAAGTGATTTCAGCTTACGGTGAACGTTTCTATCGTATGTGGGATTTATACTTACAAGCGTGTGCAGCATCATTTGAGTCAGGTAACATTGATGTTGTTCAGTATTTGTTGACAAAGGGTCCTTCTGGTACGAAGTTACCAATGACGCGTTCTTATATTTATCATGCAGATGTTGCGCATGGTGTACAATAA
- a CDS encoding aldo/keto reductase has translation MTSSDIPVYKLNDGHVLPQIGLGTYQVRGMQGVDVILSAIQMGYRLIDTSTNYDSEGAVGEAIRRSGIPRSEFYVTSKLPGQYHHREDALKMIEESLLRMGLDYLDLYLIHWPLPKRDNYVEAWTALVEAQKRGLIRSIGVSNFEAEHLDRIIDATGVVPAVNQNEIHPYWIQENLLKDNQKRGILTEAWSPLGRGSQSLKEDVVATLADKYHKNVGQIILRWHIQRGILPIPKAGTLNHLHENIKLWDFELTQDEVTAINRLTQPDGRVDNQDPNTYEEFN, from the coding sequence ATGACTAGTAGTGATATACCGGTTTATAAATTAAATGATGGTCATGTTCTACCACAAATAGGCTTAGGAACTTACCAAGTACGTGGCATGCAGGGTGTCGATGTAATATTGTCTGCAATTCAAATGGGTTACCGATTAATTGATACTTCTACCAATTATGATAGCGAAGGTGCAGTCGGTGAGGCAATTAGGCGTTCTGGTATACCAAGGTCTGAATTTTATGTCACATCTAAATTGCCAGGGCAATATCATCACCGAGAGGATGCCCTAAAGATGATTGAGGAGTCACTTTTGAGAATGGGATTGGATTACTTAGATTTATATTTGATCCATTGGCCACTACCAAAACGTGATAATTATGTTGAGGCATGGACTGCTCTAGTTGAGGCACAAAAACGTGGCCTAATTCGTTCAATTGGTGTCTCTAACTTTGAAGCGGAACATCTTGATCGTATTATTGATGCCACTGGCGTTGTTCCAGCAGTTAATCAAAATGAAATTCACCCCTATTGGATACAAGAGAATTTACTAAAAGATAATCAAAAACGTGGCATATTAACTGAGGCTTGGAGTCCCTTGGGGCGGGGAAGTCAGTCTTTAAAAGAAGATGTTGTTGCCACACTAGCCGATAAATATCATAAAAATGTTGGTCAGATTATTCTTCGCTGGCATATACAGCGCGGAATTTTACCAATTCCTAAGGCTGGAACGCTTAATCATTTGCATGAAAACATAAAGCTTTGGGACTTTGAGTTAACACAAGATGAAGTTACTGCGATTAACCGATTAACGCAACCAGATGGCCGTGTAGATAATCAAGATCCTAATACGTATGAAGAATTTAATTAG
- the kdsA gene encoding 3-deoxy-8-phosphooctulonate synthase — MSKISDVFQAYDFKDDRLTILAGPCAIESYEICAEVVETLKAITDELGINYVFKASFDKANRSSLESERGAGMTAGLEVLQRIKDTYHVPIVTDVHESYQCASVAKVADVLQIPAYLSRQTDLLLAAAKTGRVVNIKKAQFMAPEDIQSAVNKVAQNNEHILVTERGTMFGYHQLVVDMTSLIQMRKTGYPIIFDATHSVQIPSGYGNHSGGTRDYAFPLMRAALAIGIDGIFAEVHPNPPEAISDQDSQLYLSKIRPILENANQLFHEHLEMKAVYDHDDLL; from the coding sequence ATGTCTAAAATAAGTGATGTATTTCAAGCGTACGATTTTAAAGATGATCGTCTCACGATTTTAGCCGGTCCCTGTGCGATCGAATCATATGAAATTTGTGCCGAGGTCGTTGAAACATTAAAAGCGATCACTGATGAGCTAGGCATAAATTATGTTTTTAAAGCCTCTTTTGACAAAGCCAATCGTAGCTCACTTGAATCAGAACGTGGCGCTGGTATGACAGCTGGTTTAGAGGTGTTACAAAGAATCAAAGACACCTATCACGTACCTATTGTCACTGATGTACATGAATCTTATCAATGTGCATCAGTTGCCAAAGTGGCAGACGTCTTACAGATTCCAGCATACCTTAGTCGACAAACTGATCTTCTACTCGCTGCTGCCAAAACTGGTCGTGTTGTTAATATCAAAAAGGCTCAATTCATGGCACCAGAAGATATTCAGAGCGCTGTTAACAAAGTAGCCCAAAACAATGAACACATATTGGTGACAGAGCGTGGCACGATGTTTGGTTATCATCAATTGGTCGTCGATATGACTAGCTTAATTCAAATGCGAAAAACTGGTTATCCTATTATCTTCGATGCAACACACTCTGTACAAATACCAAGTGGTTACGGTAATCATTCTGGTGGTACTCGTGATTACGCGTTCCCTCTAATGCGTGCAGCGTTAGCAATTGGTATTGATGGCATATTTGCTGAAGTTCATCCCAATCCACCAGAAGCAATATCAGATCAAGACAGCCAATTATATCTATCTAAAATTCGTCCTATTTTGGAAAATGCTAATCAACTTTTTCATGAACACCTTGAAATGAAGGCGGTATACGATCATGACGACTTACTATGA